The genome window CCGTCCGCCCCTTGCGGATGTCGTTGATGACCTGGTTGAGGCCCTGGGCCGTCACGCCTGCATTCTTCAGCGTCGAAAAAGTCGAGGCCGAGGATTCGATCGCCAGCGCCTGCAGCAGGCGCTCGACCGTGACGAAGCTGTCGCCGGCCTTCTTCGCCGCCTCTTCGGCGGTTGAAAGCACTTTGGCGAGCGGCTGGGCCAGATAGATATTGCCGTTGCCGCCTGATATTTTCGGCAGCTTGGCAAGGGCCGCGTCATTGGCCAGGCGGGCAGCCTTGGCATCGCCGCCGGCGCGCTCGATCAGCGACGCCGCCATGCCCTGATCGTCGTCGAGCAGGACTTTCAGCACATGTTCGGGCGTGAACTGCTGGTGACCCTGCGCCAGCGCATAGGTCTGCGCCGACTGGATGAAGCCGCGCACCCGCTCGGAATATTTCTCGATATTCATATTCTACCTCCATGGATCGCCCTGCCCTGACGAGGCACAGACCGATGATTGAGATCGACCCCCTGAAAAGGCAGGCCGCGCTTGGCCCGTAAGGGATTCGGGCGAAGCAGTTCGAGGAGAATATGGTAGGCTGTGCTACGAGTTTAAAGAGCCCGTAAAAAATGAAAATCCCCGACGCGAGGCCGGGGATTTTCAAGGCAATTCTGAAGATGGCATGACCTTCCGCTCTCCCCCGAAGGAGAGGCAAAATCCTCATTCCGATGCAGCGTCAGCCAGTACAGGCGCCTCGCCAGAGGCACCCTCGCCTTCAGCTGCTTCGCCTTCTGCGCCGCGGCGCGGGCGACGGGGACGGCTGCCGGTGGCGCGACGGCGGGGCTGGCGCTCGCGCGGCTGACCGCCCGAGCCTTCCTCGTCCATGGCGACTTCGGCCGGAATGCCTTCGATCTCCGGTTGCGGGCCGGTTCCGTCGATGACCTCGGCCTGGGGCACCGCCGGCGCGGGAGCGGGAGCCGGCTGGGACCGGGACTCGGGCTGCGGCCGCGACTGATGCTGCCTGTTCTGCGGCGGCTGGACGATGACGACATCATCACCGTCATTGTCGTTGTTATCGATGTCGTCGCCGTCGCGGTCCGCGGCGTCATTGTATTCGCCGCGATCGTCGCGCTGGAAACGTTCCTGCATCTGCGCCTGGGCGCTGGCAATGATCCGATTGTAGTGTTCGGCGTGCTGGAGATAATTCTCGGCAATCACGCGGTCGCCGGAGCTTTGAGCGTCGCGGGCGAGCTGCGCGTATTTTTCGGCGATATGTTGGGCAGTGCCGCGAATCTTCACATCGGGGCCGGAGCTGTCATAGGTTCGGGTCAGCGGATTGCCGCCCTTGCGGTTGAAATTGTTGTTATTGTTATTTCCGCCGCCGCCGCCGTTGTTATTATTGTTACCACGCCCTCGACCGCGCTTGTTCTGCTGTCCTGGCCTCATAGATCGTTCACCTGAATTCTCTGTTTGTGATGGATACATGGCACCAACCGCCATGACCGAAAAGCGGGTCAGGACCTTTGTGCCGCGAGCATACTGCGCCTTTGCGCCGACCTGCCGCTTGGTTCTCAAGTCAGATTGACTGATTCACGCATTGGGTCGTGTTCAACCGTTGAAACTCTCGTTTAAAAGAGCGGACCCCCGAGGCAAACCAAGTACCGAACGAATCTCGTTCATTCCTATCTGCCCAACACGTGACCGCAACCTATATCGCTTCCCTGGGAAATCCAAGCCTTTTCTTCGCAATAACAATAATGTCGTGTTCAATGCAGCAATTATCGCCTGTCACACGAGCGCGAACACGAGCACCCTGTCGTTCTGACCATAATCTTTTACGGATTTGAGGCACTTGAAGCCTTTCGCTTCGAAGATCGCCGTCACATCGTTTCGCTGATCGTAGCCGATTTCCAGTCCGAGAACCCCATCGGGCCTCATGAACCTTGCCGCATCCTTGGCTATGGCTTTATAGGCGTCAAGCCCATCCGGGCCGCCATCCAGAGCCGCAACCGGATCAAATTTCATCACTTCGGGAGCGAGATCGTGAATGACATTGGAAGCAATATAGGGCGGATTTGAGACAATCACGTGAAAGGAACCCTGGATGCTCTCGAACCATCTCGATTGTATGGCCTCAAAACGATCCTGTAATCCGTTTCTTTCTGCATTCGATCTTGCCGTCTGAAGTGCATCCGCCGATATGTCGCTGCCGATACCTGACGCCTCCGGACACTCGCTCAAAAGCGCAAGGCATATCGCCCCGGTCCCGGTTCCTATATCAAGAATATGGAGATCGTCTTGCGCCTTTGCAAGGTCCTTGAGATAGGCAAGCACCGTATCGACCAGGATTTCCGTATCCGGCCGCGGTTCCAGCGTTTCCTCCGAGAGCCGCAACGGAAGCCCATAGAATTCCCGCTCCCCGAGAATGCGATGCACCGGCTCGTGGCCGAGCCGCCGTTCCACCGCCTTGTAAATCGCCTCGGCCTGCTCGGAAGAAAGCCGCGCCGCCGATCGCGTCAACAGCTCGGTCGGCGACAGTTTCAGAAGACCTGCAACAAGCAGACGCGCGTCGGTCGCCGGATCGACGATACCTGCTTCGGTGAAGCGGCGGCGCGCTTCGGCAAGCGTGTCGGCGACCGTCGAGCTCATTGTTGCTCGCCGAGCTGCGCCAGCTGGCTTGCCTGGTAATCGGCCATCAACGCATCGACGACCTCCTCGATCTCGCCTTCCATCATCCGGTCGAGTTTATAGAGCGTCAGATTGATGCGATGGTCGGTCACCCGCCCCTGCGGGAAATTATAGGTTCGGATACGTTCAGAGCGGTCGCCGGAGCCGACCTGGCTCTTGCGGTCGGCCGAACGCTCGCTGTCGGCCCTCTGCCGCTCGGCATCATAGAGCCTGGAGCGCAGCACCTGCATCGCCTTGGCGCGGTTCTGGTGCTGTGATTTTTCCGAGCTGGTGACGACGATGCCGCTCGGCAAGTGGGTGATGCGCACCGCCGAGTCCGTCGTATTGACATGCTGGCCGCCCGCGCCCGAAGAGCGCATCGTGTCGATACGGATATCCTCCGGCCGGATCTCGATGTCGATCTCCTCGGCCTCCGGCAGCACGGCCACCGTTGCGGCCGACGTATGGATGCGCCCGCCCGCCTCGGTTTCCGGCACACGCTGCACGCGATGCACGCCGGATTCAAATTTCAGCTTGGCGAAGACGCCCCTGCCGGTGATCGTCGCGATGATTTCCTTGTAGCCGCCGGCTTCACCCTCGCTCGCCGACAGCACCTCCGCCTTCCAGCCCTTCTCCGCTGCAAACCGCTCATACATGCGAAACAGATCGCCGGCAAAAAGGGCGGCTTCCGACCCGCCCGTGCCGGCGCGGATTTCGAGAATCGCGCTCCTTTCGTCTGCCGCGTCCTTCGGCAGAAGCAGGATCTGCATCTCCTGCTCGAGCGCCTCGATTTGCCCCTTCACCTCGGGCAGTTCCAGCTCCGCAAGGCCGCGCATCTCGCGGTCGACCGACTTGTCTTCGAGCAGGGTTTCGAGATCGGCAAGCTCGGCAATCGCCTTCTCATAGGCGCGGATCTTCGTCACCACGGGCTGCAGCTCGGAATATTCGGACGCGAGCTTCACATAGACATCGGCGGCAGGACCTGCCGACATGCGCGCCTCGATCTCGCCGAAACGGCGTTCCAGCTCGCGCATCTTTTCAACGGGAAGCTTCGCCACCCTTCACTCCGATTCTTCTTAATCTCTGTCTAAAGGGGAATATTGTGGCTTTCGGCGAAGCGGGCAAGCACCTCGCGCATCGGCATCATGGCATGGACATCGTCCAGCACCTCGTCCATCGCCGTCTTCAGCGCCCCGACATCGAGCCCGAGCAACATTGCCTTCACCGGCCCGATCGAGGCCGGCGACATCGAGATCGAGCGGAAGCCGATGCCGAGCAGCGCCATCGCCGAGATCGGTTTGCTGGCAAGTTCGCCGCAGAGCGTCACCGGCGTCTTGTTCCGCTCCGCCCCGCGTACGATATCGCGCAGGATGCGCAAAAACGGTTTGCCGAGTGGATCGAAGCGGTCCGAGACCCGCGCGTTGCCGCGATCGACGGCCATCGCGAACTGGAAGAGGTCGTTCGAACCGACCGAGACGAAATCGACTGCCTCCATCAGCTCGTCGAGCTGCCACAGCAGTGCGGGCACCTCCAGCATTGCTCCGAATTGCAGCTTGCGCGGCAAGCCGTGGCCGAAGCGCGAGAGATGCTGCACTTCCTTCTGCAACAGCTCGCGCACCATCCTCAATTCGGAAACCTCGGTCACCATCGGCACCATCAGCTTCAGCTCGGTGCCCGCCGATGCCTTCAAGAGGGCGCGCAACTGGGTGCGCAACAATCCCGGCCGGTCGAGCGACAGCCGGATGGCGCGCCAGCCGAGTGCGGGATTTTCCTCCTCATGGCCGCGGAAATACGGCACGACCTTGTCGCCGCCGATATCGAGCGTGCGGAAGGTGACGGCGCGGCCCGCCGCCTGTTTGATCACATTGCGATAGAACTGCTCCTGCTCCTCCGCCTTCGGCATGGTGGAGGCAATCATGAACTGGAGTTCGGTGCGAAAGAGGCCGATGCCCTCGGCGCCCGATTCCGAAAGCTGCGGCAGGTCGACCAGCAACCCCGCATTCATCATCAGCGCGATCCGCTGCCCATCCCGGGTCACCGGCTCGACGGCGCGCAGCGCCCGGAACTGCTCCTGCCGCCTGGCGCGGAAGCGCACCTTTTCCTCGTAGGAACGCCGGTGATCGGCCATCGGCCGCAGATGCACGTGTCCCTCGTCGGCGTCGATGATCACGGCATCGCCGTTCTCGGCAAGCGCCACCACACCCGCTGCCTGGCCGATGACCGGAATGCCCATGGCGCGCGCGACGATCACCACATGGCTT of Rhizobium sp. BT04 contains these proteins:
- the prfA gene encoding peptide chain release factor 1 — encoded protein: MAKLPVEKMRELERRFGEIEARMSAGPAADVYVKLASEYSELQPVVTKIRAYEKAIAELADLETLLEDKSVDREMRGLAELELPEVKGQIEALEQEMQILLLPKDAADERSAILEIRAGTGGSEAALFAGDLFRMYERFAAEKGWKAEVLSASEGEAGGYKEIIATITGRGVFAKLKFESGVHRVQRVPETEAGGRIHTSAATVAVLPEAEEIDIEIRPEDIRIDTMRSSGAGGQHVNTTDSAVRITHLPSGIVVTSSEKSQHQNRAKAMQVLRSRLYDAERQRADSERSADRKSQVGSGDRSERIRTYNFPQGRVTDHRINLTLYKLDRMMEGEIEEVVDALMADYQASQLAQLGEQQ
- the ptsP gene encoding phosphoenolpyruvate--protein phosphotransferase — encoded protein: MRDLSGGPRVLLRRLRELMAEPLEPQDRLDRIVRQIAGNMVAEVCSVYVLRADGVLELYATEGLNREAVHLAQLKMGQGLVGTIAASAQPLNLSDAQSHPAFRYLPETGEEIYHSFLGVPILRTGRSLGVLVVQNKASRNYRDEEVEALETTAMVLAEMIATGELKKITKPGLELDLTRSVTIDGDTYNDGIGLGYVVLHEPRIVVTNLLNEDAEKEIRRLAEAMGSLRISIDDMLSRRDVSMEGEHREVLETYRMFAHDQGWVRKLEEAIRNGLTAEAAVEKVQSDTKARMMRLTDPYLRERMHDFEDLANRLLRQLTGYTGRTTAEGFPSDAIILARAMGAAELLDYPRANVRGLVLEEGAVTSHVVIVARAMGIPVIGQAAGVVALAENGDAVIIDADEGHVHLRPMADHRRSYEEKVRFRARRQEQFRALRAVEPVTRDGQRIALMMNAGLLVDLPQLSESGAEGIGLFRTELQFMIASTMPKAEEQEQFYRNVIKQAAGRAVTFRTLDIGGDKVVPYFRGHEEENPALGWRAIRLSLDRPGLLRTQLRALLKASAGTELKLMVPMVTEVSELRMVRELLQKEVQHLSRFGHGLPRKLQFGAMLEVPALLWQLDELMEAVDFVSVGSNDLFQFAMAVDRGNARVSDRFDPLGKPFLRILRDIVRGAERNKTPVTLCGELASKPISAMALLGIGFRSISMSPASIGPVKAMLLGLDVGALKTAMDEVLDDVHAMMPMREVLARFAESHNIPL
- a CDS encoding DUF4167 domain-containing protein; amino-acid sequence: MRPGQQNKRGRGRGNNNNNGGGGGNNNNNNFNRKGGNPLTRTYDSSGPDVKIRGTAQHIAEKYAQLARDAQSSGDRVIAENYLQHAEHYNRIIASAQAQMQERFQRDDRGEYNDAADRDGDDIDNNDNDGDDVVIVQPPQNRQHQSRPQPESRSQPAPAPAPAVPQAEVIDGTGPQPEIEGIPAEVAMDEEGSGGQPRERQPRRRATGSRPRRPRRGAEGEAAEGEGASGEAPVLADAASE
- the prmC gene encoding peptide chain release factor N(5)-glutamine methyltransferase; translation: MSSTVADTLAEARRRFTEAGIVDPATDARLLVAGLLKLSPTELLTRSAARLSSEQAEAIYKAVERRLGHEPVHRILGEREFYGLPLRLSEETLEPRPDTEILVDTVLAYLKDLAKAQDDLHILDIGTGTGAICLALLSECPEASGIGSDISADALQTARSNAERNGLQDRFEAIQSRWFESIQGSFHVIVSNPPYIASNVIHDLAPEVMKFDPVAALDGGPDGLDAYKAIAKDAARFMRPDGVLGLEIGYDQRNDVTAIFEAKGFKCLKSVKDYGQNDRVLVFALV